In Yersinia enterocolitica subsp. enterocolitica, one DNA window encodes the following:
- the artP gene encoding arginine ABC transporter ATP-binding protein ArtP has protein sequence MSIQLNGINCYYGVHQALFDITLDCPAGETLVLLGPSGAGKSSLLRVLNLLEMPRSGTLQIAGNHFDFSQAPGAKAIRELRQNVGMVFQQYNLWPHLSVIQNLIEAPCRVLGLSKDEAMARAEKLLTRLRLTDFADRFPLHLSGGQQQRVAIARALMMEPQVLLFDEPTAALDPEITAQIVSIIRELAGTGITQVIVTHEVEVARKTASRVVYMENGHVVEQGDASHFTQPTTEAFASYLSH, from the coding sequence ATGAGTATTCAACTTAACGGAATTAACTGTTACTACGGCGTACACCAAGCGCTGTTCGACATTACCTTAGACTGTCCTGCGGGCGAAACCTTAGTGTTACTGGGGCCAAGTGGTGCCGGTAAAAGCTCGTTATTGCGTGTGCTTAACCTGCTGGAAATGCCACGTTCAGGAACCTTGCAGATAGCAGGTAATCACTTTGACTTTTCCCAGGCTCCTGGCGCAAAAGCTATTCGCGAATTACGCCAGAATGTGGGGATGGTCTTCCAACAATACAATCTTTGGCCGCACCTCTCTGTCATACAGAATCTGATTGAAGCCCCTTGCCGCGTGCTGGGTCTGTCAAAAGATGAGGCTATGGCGCGGGCAGAAAAGTTACTGACCCGTCTGCGTTTGACTGATTTTGCCGATCGCTTTCCGTTGCACCTCTCAGGTGGCCAGCAACAGCGTGTGGCTATTGCCCGCGCATTGATGATGGAACCGCAGGTTTTGTTGTTTGACGAACCGACTGCAGCGCTTGATCCAGAAATCACAGCACAAATTGTTAGTATTATCCGTGAATTGGCAGGAACCGGTATCACTCAGGTGATTGTAACCCATGAGGTTGAAGTGGCCCGCAAAACGGCCAGCCGTGTGGTTTACATGGAAAACGGCCACGTAGTGGAACAAGGTGATGCCAGCCACTTTACACAACCAACAACTGAAGCTTTTGCCAGCTATCTGTCACATTGA
- the artJ gene encoding arginine ABC transporter substrate-binding protein, which yields MKKLIIAAVLASISLSASAAETIRFAAEATYPPFEFIDANNKMQGFDIDLANALCKEMQAECTFTNQAFDSLIPSLKFKRFDAVISGMDITPERQKQVAFTQPYYENSALFIAEKGKVADLAALKGKRVGMQNGSTHQKYLMEKHPEITAVPYDSYQNAILDLKNGRLDAVFGDTAVVNEWLKQNNQLAAVGDKVTDANYFGTGLGIAVRQNNTELQGKLDAALAKVKADGTYQTIYKKWFQQ from the coding sequence ATGAAAAAATTAATAATTGCTGCCGTCCTTGCCAGTATCAGTTTGTCCGCCTCTGCCGCTGAAACTATTCGTTTCGCTGCTGAAGCCACTTACCCGCCATTCGAATTTATTGATGCCAATAATAAGATGCAAGGCTTTGATATCGATCTGGCTAACGCACTGTGTAAAGAGATGCAAGCCGAATGTACCTTTACCAATCAGGCTTTCGACAGCTTGATCCCTAGCTTGAAATTCAAGCGTTTTGACGCGGTTATCTCAGGAATGGACATCACCCCTGAGCGCCAAAAACAAGTGGCTTTCACCCAACCTTACTATGAAAACTCTGCGCTGTTTATTGCTGAAAAAGGCAAAGTGGCTGATTTAGCGGCCCTGAAAGGCAAGCGTGTAGGGATGCAAAATGGTTCTACTCATCAAAAATACCTGATGGAGAAACACCCTGAAATTACCGCCGTGCCTTATGACAGCTATCAGAATGCCATTCTTGACCTAAAAAATGGCCGTCTGGATGCGGTATTTGGTGATACTGCGGTGGTCAATGAGTGGTTGAAGCAAAATAACCAATTGGCGGCTGTGGGTGACAAAGTGACTGACGCTAACTATTTCGGTACCGGTTTAGGGATTGCCGTTCGTCAGAACAACACTGAGTTACAGGGTAAGTTAGATGCTGCACTGGCGAAAGTTAAAGCAGATGGCACCTATCAGACAATTTATAAAAAATGGTTCCAGCAGTAA
- the potI gene encoding putrescine ABC transporter permease PotI, with translation MNNLPEVRSVWRRVILMVGYTFLYAPMLMLVIYSFNSSKLVTVWAGWSIRWYIELFNDSAMISAVGLSLTIAAASATMAVVLGTIAAVVMVRFGRFRGSTGFTFMLTAPLVMPDVITGLSLLLLFVAMGHAIGWPAERGMFTIWLAHVTFCTAYVTVVISSRLRELDRSIEEAAMDLGATPLKVFFVITVPMIAPALISGWLLAFTLSLDDLVIASFVAGPGATTLPMLVFSSVRMGVNPEINALATLILLVVGIIGLIAWWFMSRSEKQRLRELRKAARG, from the coding sequence ATGAATAACTTACCCGAAGTGCGTTCGGTCTGGCGTCGGGTTATCTTGATGGTCGGCTATACCTTCTTGTATGCGCCAATGTTGATGCTGGTTATCTATTCGTTTAACAGCTCTAAACTGGTGACTGTATGGGCAGGGTGGTCTATCCGCTGGTATATTGAGCTGTTCAATGATTCGGCGATGATATCCGCAGTTGGGCTGAGTCTCACCATTGCCGCCGCCTCGGCCACCATGGCGGTGGTGTTGGGGACGATAGCCGCGGTGGTCATGGTACGGTTTGGCCGTTTTCGTGGCTCGACCGGTTTTACTTTTATGTTGACCGCACCGCTGGTGATGCCCGACGTCATTACCGGTTTGTCGTTACTGTTGCTGTTTGTTGCTATGGGGCATGCTATCGGCTGGCCGGCCGAGCGCGGTATGTTCACCATCTGGCTGGCTCATGTGACCTTCTGTACTGCCTATGTAACAGTGGTTATCAGTTCCCGCTTGCGCGAATTAGACCGGTCAATTGAAGAAGCGGCGATGGATTTAGGGGCGACCCCATTGAAAGTGTTCTTCGTGATTACCGTGCCAATGATTGCCCCAGCATTAATTTCTGGCTGGTTGCTGGCCTTTACCTTATCGCTGGACGATTTGGTGATAGCCAGCTTTGTGGCCGGGCCGGGCGCGACAACCTTGCCGATGCTGGTGTTCTCCAGTGTGCGTATGGGGGTCAATCCAGAGATCAATGCACTGGCGACGCTTATTTTGCTGGTGGTCGGGATTATCGGCTTAATTGCATGGTGGTTTATGTCCCGTTCGGAAAAACAGCGGTTGCGTGAATTACGCAAAGCTGCCCGTGGTTAA
- the artQ gene encoding arginine ABC transporter permease ArtQ, which translates to MNEFQPLASAAGMTVGLAVCALALGLVLAMLFAVCESSRWKIVSYLTTGWVTILRGLPEILVVLFIYFGSSQLLMMLSDGFTLNLYLFELPIKLNIDDFEVSPFLCGVIALALLYSAYASQTLRGALKAVPVGQWESGQALGLSQAAIFFRLIMPQMWRHALPGLGNQWLVLLKDTALVSLISVNDLMLQTKSIATRTQEPFTWYVIAAAIYLVVTLLSQYVLKWIELRTTRFERSPS; encoded by the coding sequence ATGAATGAATTTCAACCTTTAGCAAGCGCCGCCGGTATGACCGTCGGCCTTGCCGTTTGTGCACTGGCCCTCGGTCTGGTTCTGGCAATGTTATTTGCCGTCTGTGAATCGTCACGGTGGAAGATCGTCAGCTACCTGACCACCGGCTGGGTCACCATTCTGCGCGGGCTACCAGAGATTCTGGTGGTGCTGTTTATCTATTTCGGTTCATCTCAGCTATTGATGATGCTATCAGACGGCTTCACTTTGAATCTTTATCTGTTTGAGCTGCCGATTAAGCTCAATATTGATGATTTTGAAGTCAGCCCGTTCCTGTGTGGTGTTATCGCACTGGCCCTGCTCTATTCCGCTTATGCGTCACAAACTTTACGTGGCGCACTGAAAGCGGTACCTGTTGGACAATGGGAATCGGGCCAGGCATTGGGCTTGAGTCAGGCAGCTATTTTCTTCCGCTTGATTATGCCGCAGATGTGGCGTCATGCCCTACCCGGTTTGGGCAACCAATGGTTGGTGCTGCTAAAAGACACCGCGTTAGTGTCACTTATCAGTGTCAATGACTTGATGTTACAAACCAAAAGCATTGCCACCCGGACTCAGGAACCTTTCACCTGGTATGTGATTGCCGCTGCTATTTATTTGGTGGTGACCCTACTTAGCCAGTATGTGCTTAAGTGGATTGAACTCCGTACCACCCGTTTTGAACGGAGCCCATCCTGA
- the rlmC gene encoding 23S rRNA (uracil(747)-C(5))-methyltransferase RlmC translates to MQCAQYTAGRCRSCQWLDKPYPQQLADKQNHLENLLSDHRVTQWLSPVFGQESAFRNKAKMVVSGSVERPLLGMLHRDGTPVDLCECPLYPTSFAPVFAVLKTFIARAGLTPYNVARKRGELKFLLLTESTYSGELMLRFVLRSQTKLSQLQAALPWLQQQLPQLAVISVNIQPVHMAILEGEQEMPLTEQQALPEIFNQVPLFIRPQSFFQTNPQVAASLYATARQWVRELKIDSMWDLFCGVGGFGLHCADTETRLTGIEISAEAIACARQSADQLGLKNVTFAALDSTQFATAETQVPQLVLVNPPRRGIGAQLCEYLSQMAPQFILYSSCNAETMAKDISLLADYRIERVQLFDMFPHTAHYEVLSLLIKR, encoded by the coding sequence ATGCAATGCGCACAATATACGGCGGGTCGCTGCCGTTCCTGTCAGTGGCTGGATAAACCTTATCCGCAGCAACTTGCTGATAAACAAAATCATTTAGAAAATCTGCTATCTGATCACCGCGTCACTCAATGGCTGTCGCCGGTCTTCGGGCAGGAAAGTGCTTTTCGTAATAAAGCCAAAATGGTGGTCAGTGGTAGCGTTGAGCGCCCATTATTAGGGATGTTACACCGCGATGGCACCCCGGTTGATTTATGCGAATGCCCACTTTATCCAACCAGCTTTGCACCGGTATTTGCAGTACTAAAAACTTTTATTGCCCGTGCAGGGCTGACGCCTTATAACGTTGCCCGCAAGCGCGGTGAACTGAAGTTCCTGTTATTGACAGAAAGCACTTATAGCGGCGAGCTAATGTTGCGCTTTGTACTGCGCTCACAAACCAAGCTGTCGCAGTTGCAAGCGGCTTTACCCTGGTTACAGCAACAATTACCCCAACTGGCGGTTATCTCGGTGAATATTCAGCCAGTACATATGGCGATTTTGGAAGGGGAGCAGGAGATGCCATTAACCGAACAGCAGGCGCTACCAGAAATCTTTAATCAGGTGCCGTTGTTTATCCGCCCACAAAGTTTTTTCCAGACAAATCCACAGGTTGCGGCATCACTTTATGCCACAGCACGCCAATGGGTGCGCGAACTGAAGATTGATAGCATGTGGGATCTGTTTTGTGGGGTGGGGGGCTTTGGTCTACATTGTGCGGATACTGAAACTCGGTTGACCGGAATTGAAATCAGTGCCGAAGCTATCGCCTGCGCACGCCAGTCGGCAGACCAATTGGGACTGAAAAATGTCACTTTTGCCGCCCTGGATTCAACCCAATTCGCCACCGCAGAAACACAAGTGCCGCAATTGGTCTTGGTTAACCCACCACGGCGCGGCATTGGTGCGCAGCTGTGTGAATATCTCAGCCAAATGGCACCGCAATTCATTCTCTATTCAAGCTGTAATGCCGAGACAATGGCAAAAGATATCAGTTTGTTAGCGGACTATCGCATTGAGCGGGTGCAGTTGTTTGATATGTTTCCGCATACCGCACATTATGAAGTTTTATCCTTACTTATTAAGCGCTAA
- a CDS encoding arginine ABC transporter substrate-binding protein gives MKKLLLATILSGMVFSATAAETTHSTETIRFAASATYPPFESIGANNEIVGFDMDLAKALCKQMEANCTFTNQAFDSLIPALKFKRYDAVISGMDITPERSKQVAFSQPYYANSAIVIAPKGKFSSFADLKGKKIGMENGTTHQKYLQDKHPEIQTVAYDSYQNAIIDLKNGRIDGVFGDTAVVNEWLKTNPNLAAVGEHVTDPQYFGTGLGIAVRPDNTALLEKLNKAIDAVKADGTYKAINDKWFPQ, from the coding sequence ATGAAAAAGTTACTATTGGCAACAATTTTAAGTGGCATGGTTTTTAGCGCAACCGCCGCAGAAACAACTCATTCCACCGAAACCATCCGTTTCGCTGCTTCAGCAACCTACCCGCCTTTTGAATCTATCGGGGCCAATAACGAAATTGTTGGTTTTGATATGGATTTAGCAAAAGCATTATGTAAGCAGATGGAAGCCAACTGTACATTCACCAATCAGGCCTTTGATAGCTTGATCCCGGCGCTTAAATTCAAACGCTATGATGCTGTTATTTCCGGTATGGACATCACGCCTGAACGTAGCAAACAAGTCGCATTTAGCCAGCCTTACTATGCTAACTCGGCCATTGTGATTGCCCCGAAAGGTAAATTCAGTTCTTTCGCCGATCTGAAAGGCAAGAAGATCGGGATGGAAAACGGCACTACGCATCAGAAGTATTTACAGGATAAACATCCAGAAATTCAAACTGTGGCTTATGACAGTTACCAGAATGCCATTATCGATCTGAAGAATGGTCGTATTGATGGGGTATTTGGTGACACCGCGGTAGTGAATGAGTGGCTGAAAACTAATCCGAATCTGGCAGCAGTTGGCGAGCATGTCACTGATCCACAATACTTCGGCACCGGTCTGGGTATTGCGGTGCGCCCGGATAACACCGCGTTGCTGGAAAAACTGAATAAAGCCATTGATGCGGTTAAAGCTGATGGCACCTATAAAGCCATCAATGATAAGTGGTTCCCTCAGTAA
- a CDS encoding YbjO family protein, which produces MRLLFSPAAFSSAATTPVPVLIAGTAIIATRFVGVILLVATLGWEGTGSFIYESLQSWDSGLIFIASILILLLEMVCGVAVCLRQNWARWCYVACQLLVVVYLLMASLDWLVLDADVFRIEGDTGAEILHSLLLQKIPDVVILGLLFFPWHRYFRSSK; this is translated from the coding sequence ATGAGACTGTTATTTTCACCCGCAGCGTTTTCATCTGCTGCCACCACACCCGTCCCGGTTTTAATTGCCGGAACCGCCATTATTGCGACCCGCTTCGTCGGCGTAATCTTATTGGTGGCGACGTTGGGTTGGGAGGGAACCGGCAGTTTTATCTATGAAAGCTTGCAAAGCTGGGATTCTGGCTTGATTTTTATTGCCAGTATTTTGATTTTGCTGCTGGAAATGGTGTGTGGTGTGGCGGTATGTCTGCGGCAAAACTGGGCGCGCTGGTGCTATGTGGCCTGTCAATTGTTGGTTGTTGTCTATTTGCTAATGGCATCACTGGATTGGCTGGTACTGGATGCAGATGTTTTCCGAATCGAAGGCGATACCGGTGCTGAAATTTTGCATAGTTTGCTGCTACAAAAGATCCCCGATGTGGTTATTCTCGGCTTGTTGTTTTTCCCCTGGCATCGCTATTTTCGGTCGTCAAAATGA
- the artM gene encoding arginine ABC transporter permease ArtM has protein sequence MLEYLPEILKGLHTSLTLTIASLLVALVLSLLFTIVLTLKTPIATPLVKIYITLFTGTPLLVQIFLIYYGPGQFPAIREYPWLWNLLSQPWLCAMIALALNSAAYTTQLFYGAVRAIPAGQWQSCEALGMSKAQSLRILLPFAFKRALSSYSNEVVLVFKSTSLAYTITLMEVMGYSQLMYGRTYDVMVFGAAGLVYLVVNGLLTLFMRVVERRALAFERRN, from the coding sequence ATGCTGGAATACTTACCCGAGATCCTAAAAGGGCTGCATACCAGCCTGACATTAACTATTGCCTCCTTATTGGTTGCATTAGTGCTGTCATTGCTGTTTACCATTGTGTTGACACTGAAAACACCAATCGCCACGCCACTGGTCAAAATCTATATCACGTTGTTCACCGGTACCCCGCTGTTAGTCCAGATCTTTTTGATCTACTACGGCCCCGGCCAATTCCCAGCGATTCGTGAATACCCGTGGTTATGGAACCTGCTATCGCAACCTTGGCTATGTGCCATGATTGCCCTGGCATTGAACAGCGCGGCCTATACTACTCAACTGTTCTATGGTGCCGTGCGCGCGATCCCTGCCGGCCAGTGGCAGTCTTGCGAAGCGCTGGGGATGTCTAAGGCCCAGTCATTACGCATCTTGCTACCATTTGCATTTAAACGCGCACTCTCTTCTTATTCCAACGAAGTGGTGTTGGTATTCAAAAGTACCTCTCTGGCCTATACCATTACATTGATGGAAGTTATGGGCTACAGCCAACTGATGTATGGCCGAACCTATGATGTGATGGTATTTGGTGCCGCAGGACTCGTTTATCTGGTTGTGAATGGGTTGCTGACACTGTTTATGCGGGTGGTGGAGCGCAGAGCATTGGCGTTTGAGCGGCGTAATTAA